Proteins from one Podospora pseudoanserina strain CBS 124.78 chromosome 1, whole genome shotgun sequence genomic window:
- the VPS10 gene encoding vacuolar protein sorting/targeting protein PEP1 (EggNog:ENOG503NUWY; COG:U), protein MRAWRALQATALLASALWATPLAAAKDRPTFHSKEFENIPMNINYFADSDVVLFQDIDDGNVYLSNDAGAKWERVDAVPEGKAVLLTMHEFDSKRAYILTEGSKHYRTTDRGKNWEKFDSGVDLSIFRPDMLAFHADDPDRIIFNGMRCHGFQCQEVTTYTTDGFKTKGKALRDDTDGCWWAKGSELFTTGEDDLDKDRVICIVRDKVSPLKQDQRLKISDNFFKGTEEAKNIQEFEPNLDTDKAIQGVVSIAIVKKWILVATTSLNTDEMALFVTDDTKKWSRAAFPAAHDSHDHRLAQNAYTVLESTNYSIQVDVRTSNQGNPMGVMYSSNSKGNHFTENAEHTNRNKHGHVDFEKIAGIQGVYLVNKVKNWEEVEKKAGADKEIYSEITFDDGRTFEKITADGKRIHLHSVTDLSNIGRVFSSAAPGIVMGVGNTGDELKSYWDKGNLYVSDDAGKTWTKALDGPHKYEFGDQGSILVAVKDSKEEDISEISYSLDHGQKWKTESLPDDLKIRPYILTTSQDSTSLKFLLIGKTKKSPEWRVISIDFEGLHEDTCKEDDMEVWSARVDKDGKPTCLMGHTQSFHRRKKDAKCFLKQEFKHAVAETKDCDCTEQDYECDFNFERDEDGECVKKGKVLAPEGACKDKKPDDTFKGTSGYRKIPGNTCKDTDKMKDKYKDKEWKCKDAIGGNGGPTHELTGKVEQTKHVMEGKKWDGFEKHYLERGDSSTGTDETVIMRPLNKAGPILVSFNHGEDWRTPKKLEDEEITAIIPHQYFKDAVFFLTSGKKVFVTMDRCKTFQAFDAPTKPDNDMFPLAFHPDQKDWLIWMGKKCDDGECYGVAHVTEDPFDYWRTIGKQVRRCEFTGSSAYKFEGRKENQILCLKHEKEDKAKPWALASSNDWFKNEEVYGKNVKDFATMAEFIVVAAEDAEKKTLQASASLDGKNYANAHFPHGFEVTHQHAYTVLDSSTHAVNLFVATSMEEGRQYGTIIKSNSNGTSYVVSVRNVNCDESYYVDFEKMLGLEGVAVVNVVANSDDKKGTKKLQTQITHNDGAQWAYLPAPVGDNLEPKLPCHDKQGSKDCALHIHGYTERRDHGKTHSSQGAVGIMFGWGNTGDSLGPLKEADTYMTTDAGKTWKRAMKGTWTWAIGDQGGILILAQTTASASRKQSNKLFYSFDRGNTWKEHEFSEKEVELWDVTTVRSGGSHSFLLWGKDEDDKAFTMKLNFKGFANKDCQFDKDHPENGDYELWSPEHPAQKDGCLFGHKSKYLRKKIAKDGDVQCWNTMKMSPLYGKEDCECQREDFECDYNFEMDPFGQCSLVNGLSPMTREQWCSEHPDAIEFFPPSGYRRIPLTTCKGGKTMDEQSEPVACPQKEEEYEKKHRRSGWSIFFAVVIPVVIAAGAGWYVWRNWNGKFGQIRLGENGTSTHVFDEGQPWVKYPIIAISGVVAVVVAIPVVAGAVWRVVKGGMERVGLLGGAGGGSRGRWSRLGGGGGGWGGRRFTTRDSFARGAGGYDIVDGDDEGELLGDEESDEEQV, encoded by the exons ATGAGGGCTTGGAGAGCTTTGCAGGCCACGGCCTTGCTGGCCTCAGCCTTATGGGCGACACCCCTCGCTGCTGCGAAGGATCGCCCAACCTTCCACTCCAAAGAGTTCGAAAATATACCCATGAATATCAACTACTTTGCCGACTCGGATGTAGTGCTGTTCCAGGATATCGATGATGGCAATGTCTATCTCTCCAACGACGCCGGCGCAAAGTGGGAGCGCGTGGACGCTGTGCCGGAAGGCAAGGCCGTGCTCCTGACCATGCACGAGTTCGATTCGAAGCGCGCCTATATCCTTACAGAGGGCTCCAAGCATTACCGAACGACGGATCGCGGCAAGAATTGGGAAAAGTTTGACTCGGGCGTCGACCTGAGCATCTTTCGACCCGACATGCTGGCTTTCCACGCTGACGACCCTGATCGTATAATTTTCAATGGCATGAGATGCCATGGCTTTCAGTGCCAGGAGGTTACAACTTATACCACCGATGGATTCAAGACCAAGGGAAAGGCCTTGCGGGACGATACGgatggctgctggtgggCCAAGGGCTCAGAACTATTCACGACAGGGGAAGATGACCTCGATAAAGACCGTGTTATTTGCATCGTCAGGGACAAAGTCTCGCCTTTGAAGCAGGACCAGCGCCTCAAGATCTCGGACAACTTCTTCAAAGGGAccgaggaagccaagaaTATTCAAGAGTTCGAACCGAACTTGGATACTGACAAGGCTATCCAGGGTGTTGTGAGCATTGCGATCGTGAAGAAGTGGATCTTGGTCGCAACTACCTCGCTCAACACTGACGAGATGGCGCTTTTTGTCACTGATGACACCAAGAAATGGAGCCGTGCTGCCTTCCCCGCGGCCCACGACAGCCACGACCACCGTCTTGCGCAAAACGCATACACCGTGTTGGAGAGCACCAATTACAGCATTCAGGTTGATGTACGGACATCGAACCAGGGTAATCCGATGGGTGTCATGTACAGCAGCAACTCCAAGGGTAACCACTTCACTGAAAACGCCGAGCATACCAACCGCAACAAGCATGGCCATGTCGACTTTGAAAAGATCGCTGGCATTCAGGGCGTCTATCTCGTCAACAAAGTCAAAAActgggaagaggttgaaaAGAAGGCCGGCGCTGACAAGGAGATCTACTCGGAAATCACTTTCGATGATGGGCGCACATTTGAGAAGATCACGGCTGATGGTAAGCGCATTCATCTCCACTCTGTAACGGATCTTAGCAACATCGGCCGCGTCTTCTCCAGCGCTGCCCCTGGCATTGTCATGGGTGTTGGCAACACTGGCGACGAGCTGAAGAGCTACTGGGATAAGGGCAACCTGTACGTCTCGGACGACGCCGGCAAAACATGGACCAAGGCTTTGGACGGGCCTCACAAATACGAGTTCGGTGACCAGGGTTCTATCTTGGTTGCTGTCAAGGACTCCAAGGAAGAGGACATCTCTGAGATCAGCTACTCTTTGGACCACGGCCAAAAATGGAAAACTGAATCTCTCCCGGATGATCTTAAGATCAGACCGTACATCCTTACCACCTCTCAGGATTCAACCAGCTTGAAATTCCTCCTCATTGGCAAGACGAAGAAGTCTCCGGAATGGCGCGTTATTTCTATCGACTTTGAGGGCCTTCACGAGGATACCTGCAAGGAGGATGACATGGAGGTGTGGTCTGCTCGTGTCGATAAGGACGGCAAGCCGACCTGCCTGATGGGTCACACTCAGAGCTTCCATCGCCGCAAGAAGGATGCTAAGTGCTTCCTGAAGCAGGAGTTCAAGCATGCTGTCGCCGAGACTAAGGACTGCGACTGCACGGAGCAAGACTATGAGTGTGACTTCAATTTCgagagggatgaggatggcgagtgtgtcaagaagggcaaggtaCTTGCACCTGAAGGAGCCTgcaaggacaagaagccaGATGATACCTTCAAGGGCACCTCGGGATACCGCAAGATTCCTGGGAACACTTGCAAGGATACCGACAAGATGAAGGACAAGTACAAGGATAAGGAGTGGAAGTGTAAGGACGCCATAGGCGGCAATGGTGGTCCCACTCATGAACTCACCGGCAAGGTCGAACAGACAAAACATGTCATGGAAGGAAAGAAGTGGGACGGTTTTGAGAAGCACTATCTTGAGCGTGGTGATTCTAGCACTGGGACGGACGAGACGGTTATCATGCGCCCCCTTAACAAGGCTGGCCCGATTCTGGTCTCGTTCAACCATGGCGAAGACTGGCGAACGCCCAAAaagttggaggatgaggagattaCAGCCATCATTCCACATCAGTACTTCAAGGATGCTGTTTTCTTCCTTACCTCTGGCAAGAAGGTATTCGTGACCATGGATCGCTGCAAGACGTTCCAGGCGTTTGATGCCCCTACTAAGCCAGATAATGACATGTTCCCTCTCGCTTTCCATCCAGATCAAAAAGATTGGCTGATCTGGATGGGCAAGAAgtgtgatgatggcgagtgCTACGGTGTTGCACATGTCACTGAGGATCCCTTCGACTACTGGCGGACAATTGGAAAACAGGTTCGCCGTTGTGAGTTCACCGGGTCTTCTGCCTACAAGTTCGAGGGCCGCAAGGAGAACCAGATTCTTTGTCTCAAGCATGAAAAGGAAGATAAGGCCAAGCCTTGGGCGCTTGCGTCATCGAACGACTGGTTTAAGAACGAAGAGGTCTACGGCAAAAACGTGAAGGATTTTGCGACCATGGCCGAGTTCATCGTCGTGGCTGCCGAagatgccgagaagaagacatTGCAAGCCAGCGCCAGTCTGGACGGCAAGAACTACGCCAACGCCCATTTCCCCCATGGCTTTGAGGTTACCCACCAGCATGCCTATACCGTTCTCGACAGTTCTACACATGCCGTCAACCTGTTTGTTGCCACCAGCATGGAGGAAGGCCGGCAATacggcaccatcatcaagagcAACTCTAACGGCACATCCTACGTCGTTAGCGTTCGCAATGTCAACTGTGACGAGTCATACTACGTTGACTTTGAAAAGATGCTCGGTCTGGAAGGCGTTGCGGTTGTCAACGTAGTCGCTAATTCAGACGACAAGAAGGGGACCAAGAAGCTCCAAACACAAATTACGCACAACGACGGTGCCCAGTGGGCATATCTTCCCGCTCCCGTGGGAGACAACCTGGAGCCCAAGCTCCCCTGCCACGATAAGCAAGGCAGCAAGGACTGCGCCCTCCACATCCACGGGTACACCGAGCGCCGCGACCATGGCAAGACTCACTCCTCCCAAGGCGCCGTCGGAATCATGTTCGGCTGGGGTAACACGGGCGACTCCCTCGGCCCCCTCAAAGAAGCAGACACCTACATGACCACCGACGCGGGCAAAACCTGGAAGCGCGCCATGAAGGGCACCTGGACGTGGGCCATTGGCGACCAAGGCGGGATTCTCATCCTCGCACAGACTaccgcctccgcctcgaGGAAACAGTCAAACAAGCTCTTCTACTCCTTCGACCGAGGCAACACTTGGAAGGAGCACGAGTTCTCCGAAAAGGAGGTCGAACTATGGGACGTCACCACCGTCCGCTCAGGCGGCTCTcactccttcctcctctggggcaaggacgaagacgacaaagCCTTCACCATGAAGCTCAACTTCAAGGGTTTCGCCAACAAGGACTGCCAATTCGACAAGGACCACCCCGAGAACGGGGACTACGAGCTCTGGTCACCAGAACACCCGGCGCAAAAGGACGGGTGCTTGTTTGGGCACAAGAGCAAGTATCTAAGGAAGAAGATTGCAAAGGACGGGGATGTGCAATGCTGGAACACGATGAAGATGTCACCCTTGTACGGAAAAGAGGATTGCGAATGCCAAAGGGAGGATTTCGAATG TGATTACAACTTTGAAATGGACCCCTTCGGCCAGTGCTCACTCGTCAACGGGCTCTCTCCCATGACAAGAGAGCAGTGGTGCTCTGAACACCCCGACGCGATCGAATTCTTCCCACCGTCGGGGTACAGACGGATCCCCCTCACGACGTGCAAGGGCGGCAAGACGATGGACGAGCAGTCGGAGCCGGTGGCTTGCCctcaaaaggaggaggagtacgaAAAGAAGCACCGCCGCTCGGGGTGGAGCATCTTCTTTGCCGTTGTCATCCCTGTCGTGATTGCTGCCGGGGCGGGGTGGTATGTCTGGAGGAACTGGAACGGCAAGTTTGGGCAGATCAGGCTGGGGGAGAACGGGACTAGCACCCATGTTTTTGATGAGGGGCAGCCGTGGGTAAAGTACCCGATTATTGCCATTAGCGGGGTCGTTGCCGTTGTGGTGGCCAttccggtggtggcgggcgCGGTTTGGAGGGTTGTCaaaggggggatggagagggttgggttgctTGGTGGTGCGGGAGGGGGAtcgagagggaggtggagcagacttggtg gtggtggtggtggttgggggggcaGGAGGTTTACCACACGGGATAGTTTTGCGAGGGGAGCGGGGGGTTATGATAttgtggatggggatgatgagggggagttgcttggggatgaggagagtgatgaggagcagGTTTAG
- the SUN4 gene encoding Sperm-associated antigen 4 protein (EggNog:ENOG503NUJ1; CAZy:GH132; COG:S), whose amino-acid sequence MKGLFKTAVAAAVVAGVVAQPHNHGHAHLHRHARKHNQSPVELEKRTDKTVIITEVVEGPTVVKYVLDGQVIPEEKAQEGIAAGQFAVVGSSKPSFSAPPPSVTTSIVLPEHGGQFFEKTTSAKPEPTTTSEAPKVKATEEPEPEKEEEEEEEEPEVPKGTGLDAEFPSGKIRCSEVPTDYGAVKIPWSTTRGWTTLASFGDWVKGKAVDNIDQPVDGTCGPKMMCSYACPPGYQKTQWPEEQGATGQSVGGLWCNADGFLELTRPSVKTLCEAGAGGVFVRNELDDNAAVCRTDYPGNENMIIPVDTQPGGTYPLTNPDSRTYYKWQGKPTTAQYYVNNAGVPVQEACKWKSEKYPDSAGNWSPTNIGVGKSLTGETFLSVFPNLPTSHAILNFDIKVEGDISGTCWLKAGTYSQDKGCTVGLKPGGTAYIVFKKPGSFQV is encoded by the exons ATGAAGGGACTTTTCAAAACTGCCGTCGCCGcggcggttgttgctggcgtTGTCGCTCAGCCTCATAACCACGGTCacgcccacctccaccgccatgCCCGCAAGCACAACCAGTCGCCCGTTGAACTTGAGAAGCGCACCGACAAgaccgtcatcatcaccgaggttgttgagggccCCACCGTTGTCAAGTACGTTCTTGACGGCCAAGTCAtccccgaggagaaggcccaGGAGGGTATCGCCGCCGGCCAGTTCGCTGTTGTTGGGTCGTCGAAGCCTTCTTTCAgcgcccctcccccttccgtCACCACCTCGATCGTTCTCCCCGAGCATGGTGGTCAGTTCTTCGAGAAGACCACCAGCGCCAAGCCCGAACCCACCACAACTTCGGAAGCTcccaaggtcaaggctaCCGAGGAGCCGGAAcctgagaaggaggaggaagaggaggaggaggagcccgaAGTTCCCAAGGGAACCGGTCTGGACGCCGAATTCCCCAGCGGCAAGATTCGTTGCAGTGAGGTTCCTACCGACTATGGTGCTGTCAAGATTCCCTGGTCTACCACTCGCGGCTGGACCACTTTGGCCAGCTTTGGCGACTGggtcaagggcaaggccGTTGACAACATTGACCAGCCTGTTGATGGCACCTGCGGGCCCAAAATGATGTGCTCTTATGCCTGCCCTCCCGGTTACCAGAAGACCCAGTGGCCCGAGGAGCAGGGTGCCACCGGCCAGTCTGTCGGTGGCCTTTGGTGCAATGCGGATGGTTTCTTGGAGCTCACCCGCCCCTCCGTCAAGACTCTTTGCGAGgctggtgccggtggtgtcTTTGTCCGCAACGAGCTCGATGACAACGCTGCTGTTTGCCGTACCGACTATCCTGGCAACGAGAACATGATCATCCCCGTTGATACTCAGCCCGGCGGAACCTATCCTTTGACCAACCCCGACTCCAGGACCTACTACAAGTGGCAAGGCAAGCCCACCACGGCTCAATACTACGTCAACAACGCCGGTGTCCCCGTTCAGGAGGCCTGCAAGTGGAAGAGCGAGAAGTACCCCGATTCTGCCGGCAATTGGTCCCCCACCAACATCGGTGTCGGCAAGAGCTTGACGGGCGAGACCTTCCTTTCCGTCTTCCCCAACCTGCCTACCAGCCACGCCATTCTCAACTTTGACATCAAGGTCGAGGGTGACATCTCTGGTACCTGCTGGCTCAAGGCCGGCACTTACTCTCAGGACAAGGGCTGCACC GTTGGTCTCAAGCCTGGCGGCACTGCTTACATTGTTTTCAAGAAGCCCGGCAGCTTCCAGGTCTAA
- a CDS encoding hypothetical protein (COG:S; EggNog:ENOG503P02F), which yields MASNRGPTTTEAQAPRAPATALTAQRSLKRARETTPTSPESAHSGDLSPSKIARLMGLHTPTLTGAAALEEERRRREEEHQHQQLASLETSENPNHRAIEELMSGVVNALSRSHDAPAPAPPPTGVSEIEAAAAAAARALSSVTIPTGENPISELQDVSPQSGTSGASLEDAEGQVVHSPAAMDIDGRGDQRMYAPQPDAQMDEKTANSLSYPGVLSPQGNMPAPGAPQRGMSMPMPPSQGSDMEPRSPGSSNKKHKCPYCQTEFTRHHNLKSHLLTHSQEKPFICSHCQQRFRRLHDLKRHGKLHTGEKPHVCPKCDRKFARGDALARHSKGAGGCAGRRSSMAGFGEEDYEASGADDSAMSGVLYDANASGDIADDERRRSLPSIKAQHVPGQPGVDGYATHSNTYPPVGQRPGGLYPPNVDRGSTSSNTSPTVPNNHTPHTSISSVPLSAGGASMYSQSGMTESPKPLSPGAAQANQGLLQRSPHETHQAASGLSLPAHGNTAPTVQATGRGRGRAASGAAPATQGAPPADGNLFGAEQQQSYWVLLQHFDERLKQMQDQVAAEISKASAPLLEKINIQDQHIAALSAEVASLRQQLQGQQEPPLPQGQEQQEAEQPQHQQLQEQQPQQQPEAPNEVAVQE from the exons ATGGCCTCGAATCGAGGACCCACCACGACAgaagctcaagctcctcgcGCGCCCGCGACGGCGCTCACAGCCCAGAGGTCGCTGAAGCGCGCTCGCGAGACTACCCCGACCTCGCCAGAGTCTGCCCACTCGGGTGAtctctccccatccaaaaTCGCTCGCCTGATGGGGCTACATACACCCACTCTgaccggcgccgccgccctcgaggaggagagacgacgacgagaggaagagcatcagcatcagcagctgGCCTCGTTGGAGACGAGTGAAAACCCCAATCATAGGGCGATTGAAGAGCTCATGTCGGGCGTAGTGAACGCGTTGAGTCGGTCACACGATGCACCCGCGCCCGCCCCTCCACCGACGGGGGTCTCAGAGATCGAGGCAGCTGCCGCCGCAGCGGCCAGGGCCTTGAGCTCAGTCACTATACCAACGGGGGAGAACCCAATCAGCGAGCTACAAGATGTCAGCCCCCAGAGCGGGACAAGCGGAGCGAGTCTCGAGGATGCTGAAGGACAGGTTGTGCACAGCCCTGCAGCAATGGACATTGACGGGCGTGGTGATCAACGCATGTATGCGCCGCAGCCAGATGCTCAGATGGATGAAAAGACAGCCAATTCTCTTTCATACCCGGGAGTTCTCTCACCACAGGGCAACATGCCGGCGCCTGGTGCTCCCCAAAGGGGGATGAGCATGCCTATGCCACCATCCCAGGGCTCCGACATGGAGCCTCGGTCACCTGGtagcagcaacaagaagcaTAAATGCCCGTACTGCCAAACGGAATTTACACGCCATCATAATCTGAAGAGTCATCTTCTCACCCACAGTCAGGAGAAACCGTTTATCTGCAGCCACTGCCAGCAACGCTTCAGACGTCTCCATGACCTTAAACGGCACGGGAAGCTACATACTGGCGAAAAGCCGCATGTTTGCCCCAAGTGCGATAGGAAATTTGCTAGGGGAGATGCCCTGGCGAGACACAGCAAAGGAGCAGGTGGCTGCGCCGGGCGAAGATCAAGCATGGctggctttggcgaggaagacTACGAGGCCAGTGGTGCAGATGACTCTGCCATGTCTGGTGTTTTGTACGATGCCAATGCGAGCGGTGATATAGCGGACGATGAGCGGCGACGCTCGTTGCCTAGCATCAAGGCTCAACACGTTCCCGGACAGCCAGGCGTGGACGGCTATGCCACGCATTCCAACACATATCCCCCGGTTGGACAGCGACCAGGTGGCTTGTATCCTCCCAACGTCGACCGTGGTTCTACAAGTTCTAATACTTCACCCACCgttcccaacaaccacaccccTCACACGAGCATCTCTTCGGTGCCTTTAAGCGCTGGAGGTGCTTCTATGTATTCCCAGAGCGGCATGACGGAGAGTCCCAAACCCCTGAGCCCCGGAGCAGCACAGGCCAACCAGGGTCTTCTCCAGCGATCGCCGCACGAGACACATCAGGCGGCTTCGGGGCTGTCTCTTCCAGCGCACG GCAACACCGCGCCAACCGTTCAAGCCACAGGACGTGGTCGTGGTCGCGCTGCTAGCGGAGCGGCACCGGCAACCCAAGGGGCACCTCCTGCAGACGGCAACCTATTTGGGGcggaacaacaacaatcttACTGGGTGTTGCTCCAACATTTCGACGAGCGTCTGAAACAAATGCAAGACCAAGTGGCCGCTGAGATTTCAAAGGCCAGCGCCCCGCTGTTGGAAAAGATCAATATCCAGGATCAGCACATTGCGGCTCTGTCTGCCGAGGTGGCTTCGTTACGGCAGCAGTTGCAAGGGCAACAAGAACCGCCGTTACCACAGGGGCAAGAGCAGCAAGAAGCGGAGCAgccacagcatcagcaattacaggagcagcagccgcagcagcagcctgagGCGCCAAATGAGGTAGCAGTGCAAGAGTAG